A window of the Acidithiobacillus thiooxidans ATCC 19377 genome harbors these coding sequences:
- a CDS encoding sigma-70 family RNA polymerase sigma factor: protein MPPDRNDQVHACQPEHWLDRYGDGLYRQALFRTSNMAVAEDIVQETLLAAWLGYAGFSGAAQERTWLYGIMEHKIQDYYRLNARTPKISNLEVDDLDSDIEESAFQSNGAWANKPGAWGRDPQEAAESKDFLRIIQGCLNELPEQQRSAFMLREWYGEEIALCARTLAVTANHLSVLLHRARLQISRCLEFRFAGGEQQ, encoded by the coding sequence ACACTGGCTGGATCGATATGGAGATGGACTCTACCGTCAAGCCCTTTTCCGTACAAGTAATATGGCGGTTGCTGAGGACATTGTGCAGGAAACATTACTGGCGGCGTGGCTGGGGTACGCAGGATTTTCAGGAGCAGCACAAGAACGTACTTGGCTGTATGGCATTATGGAACATAAAATTCAGGATTATTATCGCCTGAACGCGAGGACCCCAAAGATCAGCAATCTGGAAGTAGATGATCTGGATTCGGACATTGAAGAGTCCGCGTTTCAAAGTAATGGTGCCTGGGCCAATAAACCCGGCGCATGGGGTCGTGACCCCCAAGAGGCTGCGGAGTCCAAAGACTTCCTGCGTATTATCCAGGGCTGTTTAAATGAGCTCCCAGAGCAGCAGCGTTCTGCATTTATGTTGCGTGAATGGTATGGCGAAGAGATTGCTCTTTGTGCAAGAACTCTGGCTGTCACCGCCAATCATCTCTCGGTTTTGCTCCATCGCGCACGACTCCAGATCAGTCGCTGCCTGGAGTTTCGATTTGCAGGAGGAGAACAACAGTGA